In Pelobates fuscus isolate aPelFus1 unplaced genomic scaffold, aPelFus1.pri scaffold_46, whole genome shotgun sequence, the following proteins share a genomic window:
- the LOC134584709 gene encoding histone H4-like — MAGSLQGGKGGKGLGKGGAKRHRKVLRDNIQGITKPAIRRLARRGGVKRISGLIYEETRGVLKVFLENVIRDAVTYTEHAKRKTVTAMDVVYALKRQGRTLYGFGG; from the coding sequence GCAAAGGAGGAAAGGGTCTCGGAAAAGGTGGCGCTAAGCGTCACAGGAAGGTTCTTCGTGACAACATCCAGGGCATTACCAAGCCTGCAATTCGTCGCCTTGCTCGCAGGGGAGGCGTGAAGCGTATTTCCGGCCTCATCTATGAGGAGACTCGCGGGGTGCTGAAGGTATTCCTGGAGAACGTCATCCGGGACGCCGTCACTTACACCGAGCATGCCAAGAGGAAGACTGTCACCGCCATGGACGTAGTTTATGCTCTTAAGCGCCAGGGCCGCACTCTCTATGGCTTCGGAGGTTAA